A single window of Leptolyngbya ohadii IS1 DNA harbors:
- the ybaK gene encoding Cys-tRNA(Pro) deacylase, translating to MKTNAVRVLDGLDIAYQLLTYEVDPDDLAAESTAAKLNLPPEQVFKTLVTKGDRTGICLAVIPGNAQLDLKALAKLTGNRKIEPVPLKDVQPLTGYIRGGVTALACKKPYPVYVDETIELFDQVAVSAGMRGLMILLAPSDYLQAIKGTIGAIAQDKD from the coding sequence CGCCGTGCGAGTCCTGGATGGACTGGACATTGCCTATCAGCTCCTCACCTACGAGGTCGATCCCGATGACCTGGCTGCGGAAAGCACCGCTGCAAAGCTGAATCTGCCGCCTGAACAGGTGTTCAAGACGCTGGTGACAAAGGGCGACCGCACCGGGATTTGTCTGGCAGTGATTCCTGGCAACGCCCAACTCGATCTGAAGGCACTCGCCAAACTTACCGGAAACCGCAAAATTGAACCCGTGCCCCTGAAGGATGTGCAGCCCCTGACCGGATACATTCGCGGCGGAGTGACTGCCCTGGCGTGCAAAAAGCCCTACCCCGTTTACGTGGATGAGACGATCGAGCTATTCGATCAGGTAGCGGTATCGGCTGGAATGCGCGGATTGATGATCCTCCTGGCACCCTCGGACTATCTGCAAGCGATTAAGGGCACGATCGGCGCAATTGCTCAAGATAAGGACTGA
- a CDS encoding serine/threonine-protein kinase, whose protein sequence is MSLCINPRCHQPDHPGNGGNQFCQSCGSELVLQGRYRVMRLLSDKSGFGKVYEAFERSNPKILKILKDNYSDNEKAVELFQQEALVLSQLHHPGIPAIEPDGYFQYKPRQGGERQGGEPLHCIVMEKIDGPNLREWMRQQGNHPIGEKQARQWLQQLAEILHLVHERNYFHRDIKPENIMLRSTGQVVLVDFGAAREMTYTYLEQLGKTGGITRISSAGYTPPEQEKGQAVPQSDFYALGCTFIYLLTGKQPTDNTMYDSLNNEFHWRPFAPQVSPAFADFIDRLIAPRASDRPKNTRVLLESLRQLDQVPVAATASTLLQSTVSQPIIPPTAPGASAGMVAGMVPGMVSSNPSGNPLGNPLVNPLGTQPQMGSGIPSGNPSGSPSGNLLGTTPGTAAVGSVPGAGFTNLPRNGMKRWLWGIPAAILLGLGGYSVWYFIDRQNPVVVTQPISIDRTLSGHTSFVNAVIITPDGKTLISGSADNTIRLWDMNSGRLIRTLSGHTSFVNNALALSPDGQTLISGSADRTIRVWDLTTGKLRHTLLGHTGFVNSVDVSPDGKILASGGADNTVKIWDLATAKLVRTLTGHQGYVNSVIFTPDGQSLVSGSTDRTVRVWDWTTGTQKEILKGHTGFVNSVVITPDGETAISSSADKTIRIWNLSTGETLHTVVGNSFFNPLILSADGQTLVSGSSDGAIQIWRVPEGQLIETLTGYGADIQNLTISPDWQTIASGSGGNTIKIWKFPRSALR, encoded by the coding sequence ATGAGTCTTTGCATTAATCCACGCTGTCATCAGCCTGACCATCCCGGAAATGGGGGCAATCAGTTCTGCCAGAGCTGCGGATCGGAACTGGTACTGCAAGGGCGCTATCGGGTAATGCGGCTCCTGAGCGACAAAAGCGGATTCGGGAAGGTGTACGAAGCCTTCGAGCGCAGCAATCCCAAAATTCTCAAAATCCTGAAGGACAACTACAGCGACAACGAAAAAGCAGTCGAGCTATTCCAGCAGGAAGCCCTGGTCCTGAGTCAACTGCATCATCCGGGAATTCCGGCGATCGAGCCAGACGGCTACTTTCAGTACAAGCCGCGCCAGGGGGGAGAGCGTCAGGGCGGGGAACCGCTGCACTGTATTGTGATGGAGAAAATTGACGGTCCTAACCTGCGAGAATGGATGCGGCAGCAGGGCAATCATCCGATCGGCGAAAAGCAGGCGCGGCAGTGGCTCCAGCAGCTTGCGGAAATTCTGCATCTGGTGCATGAGCGCAATTACTTCCACCGGGACATCAAACCGGAAAACATTATGCTGCGATCGACGGGGCAGGTCGTCCTCGTAGACTTTGGCGCAGCCCGCGAGATGACCTATACCTATCTGGAGCAGTTGGGCAAAACGGGAGGCATTACGCGCATCAGCTCCGCCGGATATACTCCTCCCGAACAGGAAAAGGGACAGGCGGTGCCTCAATCCGACTTCTATGCCCTGGGCTGCACCTTTATCTACTTGCTGACCGGAAAGCAGCCCACCGATAACACCATGTACGACTCGCTCAACAACGAGTTTCACTGGCGACCGTTTGCTCCCCAGGTTTCGCCCGCCTTTGCCGACTTTATCGATCGTTTGATTGCGCCCAGAGCCAGCGATCGCCCCAAAAATACCCGCGTTCTGCTGGAAAGCCTGCGGCAGCTCGACCAGGTTCCGGTTGCTGCCACTGCCTCAACCCTGCTGCAATCAACGGTGTCCCAGCCGATTATTCCTCCCACTGCCCCCGGAGCCTCTGCGGGAATGGTTGCCGGAATGGTGCCGGGAATGGTTTCGTCTAACCCATCGGGGAATCCATTGGGAAATCCCCTGGTGAACCCGTTGGGAACACAGCCGCAGATGGGATCAGGTATTCCATCGGGAAACCCGTCGGGAAGCCCATCGGGAAATCTGTTGGGAACAACTCCCGGAACGGCAGCAGTAGGTTCAGTGCCCGGTGCAGGGTTCACTAATCTCCCCAGAAATGGCATGAAACGCTGGCTGTGGGGCATTCCGGCGGCGATACTGCTGGGTCTGGGCGGCTATAGCGTATGGTATTTTATCGATCGCCAGAATCCTGTAGTCGTCACTCAGCCGATTTCGATCGATCGCACCCTGTCTGGACACACCAGCTTTGTGAATGCGGTGATCATTACGCCGGATGGCAAAACGCTGATCAGCGGCAGTGCGGATAATACGATTCGCCTGTGGGACATGAACAGCGGACGGCTGATTCGTACCCTGTCAGGACATACCAGCTTCGTCAACAATGCCCTTGCCCTCTCCCCCGATGGACAAACGCTCATTAGCGGCAGCGCTGATCGCACGATTCGCGTCTGGGATCTGACAACCGGGAAGCTGCGGCATACGCTGCTGGGGCATACGGGCTTTGTGAATTCCGTAGATGTCAGTCCAGACGGCAAAATTTTGGCAAGCGGCGGCGCAGACAATACCGTGAAAATTTGGGATCTAGCCACAGCAAAGCTGGTTCGCACCCTCACAGGTCATCAGGGCTACGTCAATAGCGTGATCTTCACGCCCGATGGACAATCGCTGGTGAGCGGCAGCACCGATCGCACGGTCAGAGTGTGGGACTGGACAACCGGAACCCAGAAAGAGATCCTCAAGGGGCATACAGGCTTTGTCAACTCGGTGGTCATCACCCCCGACGGGGAGACGGCGATCAGCAGCAGCGCCGATAAAACGATTCGTATCTGGAATCTCAGCACCGGGGAAACCCTGCATACCGTCGTTGGCAACAGCTTTTTTAATCCGCTGATCCTGAGTGCGGACGGGCAAACGCTGGTGAGCGGCAGTTCCGATGGGGCCATCCAGATCTGGAGAGTTCCTGAAGGGCAACTGATTGAAACCCTGACGGGCTACGGCGCAGACATCCAAAACCTGACGATTAGCCCGGACTGGCAGACGATCGCCAGCGGCAGCGGGGGCAACACCATCAAAATCTGGAAGTTTCCCCGATCGGCACTTCGGTAG
- a CDS encoding response regulator transcription factor: MAGQLLLVDDEPGLRQAVQAYLEDEGFTVQTASNAREGWDMLQRSSPDLVITDVMMPQVDGYQFLQQMREDPRFETLPVIFLTARGMTTDRIQGYTAGVDAYLSKPFDPDELVAVVTNLLSRRAALNKAASDSESPNIADMAKQIAEIRAMLNQRGGIAPTPAPIKHDFTPREQSVLELVAEGLMNKEIARRLDTSVRNVEKYVSRLFSKTGTNSRTELVRYALEHGLTK, encoded by the coding sequence ATGGCAGGTCAGCTTTTATTAGTCGATGATGAGCCGGGATTGCGGCAGGCAGTGCAGGCATACCTGGAGGACGAAGGGTTTACCGTCCAAACAGCCAGCAATGCCCGTGAGGGGTGGGATATGTTGCAGCGATCGTCCCCCGATCTGGTAATCACCGATGTCATGATGCCGCAGGTAGATGGCTATCAGTTTCTTCAGCAGATGCGCGAAGATCCTCGGTTTGAAACGCTGCCTGTGATTTTCCTGACCGCGAGAGGCATGACGACCGATCGAATTCAGGGCTACACAGCAGGCGTGGACGCTTATCTATCCAAACCGTTTGATCCCGATGAATTAGTCGCTGTGGTGACGAACCTGCTGAGCCGCAGAGCTGCCCTCAACAAAGCCGCATCCGATAGCGAATCGCCCAACATCGCGGATATGGCAAAGCAAATTGCTGAAATTCGCGCCATGCTCAACCAGCGAGGCGGCATTGCTCCTACCCCTGCGCCAATCAAGCACGACTTTACCCCTCGCGAACAGAGTGTCCTGGAACTGGTGGCGGAAGGGCTGATGAACAAAGAGATCGCCCGTCGTCTAGATACCAGCGTTCGCAACGTCGAGAAATACGTGAGTCGGCTGTTTAGCAAAACGGGAACCAATAGCCGCACAGAACTGGTGCGCTATGCGCTGGAGCATGGGTTGACCAAGTAA